The proteins below are encoded in one region of Juglans microcarpa x Juglans regia isolate MS1-56 chromosome 4D, Jm3101_v1.0, whole genome shotgun sequence:
- the LOC121261160 gene encoding VAN3-binding protein isoform X1 codes for MSSCVSHCLSRRLENIDERAPASWLPSSCALPETPTESMEFLARSWSLSAMELSRALSSNHVAANLLEKSPFSSIGNIEAHDASSGASKESMFKPLQQLPSGGSPPIAPRDSDEVKEIFLLHQALNSEFLSSQQLLKNGLYRSLLRGKAMGKWIKDQKERKKQEIRTHNAQLHAAVSVAGVAAAVAAIAASTASPEMSSAQQNTPSKTSTAMASAAALVASHCIEIAEEMGADPNNILKVVNSAINAKTNGDIMTLTAGAATALRGAAALRSRLQKGHGAAALALSEEMGEEREEVNILTALNFVSKGGELLKRTRKGDLHWKQVSFNINSNWQVVAKMKSKYMAGTFTKKKKCIVSGVYSDITAWPGREREDGSEQMAYFGIKTDDRVIEFECKSKADKQMWTEGIQHMLNCRANLTL; via the exons A TGAGCTCGTGCGTCTCCCATTGCTTGTCGCGTCGGCTGGAGAATATAGATGAACGCGCTCCAGCAAGTTGGCTACCCTCATCTTGTGCTCTACCCGAAACTCCGACCGAGTCCATGGAGTTTCTTGCAAGATCATGGAGTCTTTCAGCCATGGAACTCTCCAGAGCTCTTTCCAGTAATCACGTTGCTGCTAATCTTCTTGAGAAGTCACCGTTCTCCTCCATTGGCAATATTGAAGCGCATGATGCAAGTTCTGGGGCTTCAAAAGAATCT ATGTTCAAACCACTTCAGCAGTTACCAAGTGGGGGCAGCCCTCCAATTGCACCAAGAGACAGCGACGAAGtgaag GAAATATTTTTACTTCATCAAGCACTCAATTCAGAGTTCCTTTCCAGTCAACAGTTGCTCAAAAATGGG CTATACAGGAGCTTACTGAGAGGGAAAGCAATGGGGAAATGGATAAAAGAtcaaaaggaaaggaagaagcAGGAAATCCGGACCCATAATGCTCAATTGCATGCAGCTGTCTCTGTGGCAGGGGTTGCTGCAGCTGTTGCCGCAATTGCAGCTTCAACTGCATCACCTGAAATGTCATCTGCCCAGCAGAACACACCCTCCAAAACCTCTACTGCAATGGCGTCTGCAGCAGCTCTAGTAGCATCCCATTGCATTGAAATTGCAGAGGAGATGGGAGCCGATCCAAACAATATCTTAAAAGTTGTCAACTCTGCAATCAACGCAAAGACTAACGGAGATATCATGACCTTAACAGCTGGAGCAGCTACAG CCTTAAGAGGAGCTGCCGCCCTAAGGTCAAGACTACAAAAGGGGCATGGAGCTGCAGCCTTAGCACTGTCTGAGGAAATGGGCGAAGAACGTGAAGAAGTTAACATTCTGACGGCATTGAACTTTGTCTCTAAAGGAGGAGAACTTCTCAAACGAACAAggaaag GAGATCTACACTGGAAGCAAGTTTCTTTCAACATTAATTCAAATTGGCAG GTTGTAGCTAAAATGAAAAGCAAGTACATGGCAGGAACATTcaccaaaaagaagaaat GTATAGTCTCTGGGGTCTACAGTGACATTACAGCGTGGCCCGGAAGGGAGAGGGAAGATGGTAGTGAACAGATGGCTTATTTTGGGATAAAAAC
- the LOC121261160 gene encoding VAN3-binding protein isoform X5: protein MSSCVSHCLSRRLENIDERAPASWLPSSCALPETPTESMEFLARSWSLSAMELSRALSSNHVAANLLEKSPFSSIGNIEAHDASSGASKESLYRSLLRGKAMGKWIKDQKERKKQEIRTHNAQLHAAVSVAGVAAAVAAIAASTASPEMSSAQQNTPSKTSTAMASAAALVASHCIEIAEEMGADPNNILKVVNSAINAKTNGDIMTLTAGAATALRGAAALRSRLQKGHGAAALALSEEMGEEREEVNILTALNFVSKGGELLKRTRKGDLHWKQVSFNINSNWQVVAKMKSKYMAGTFTKKKKCIVSGVYSDITAWPGREREDGSEQMAYFGIKTDDRVIEFECKSKADKQMWTEGIQHMLNCRANLTL, encoded by the exons A TGAGCTCGTGCGTCTCCCATTGCTTGTCGCGTCGGCTGGAGAATATAGATGAACGCGCTCCAGCAAGTTGGCTACCCTCATCTTGTGCTCTACCCGAAACTCCGACCGAGTCCATGGAGTTTCTTGCAAGATCATGGAGTCTTTCAGCCATGGAACTCTCCAGAGCTCTTTCCAGTAATCACGTTGCTGCTAATCTTCTTGAGAAGTCACCGTTCTCCTCCATTGGCAATATTGAAGCGCATGATGCAAGTTCTGGGGCTTCAAAAGAATCT CTATACAGGAGCTTACTGAGAGGGAAAGCAATGGGGAAATGGATAAAAGAtcaaaaggaaaggaagaagcAGGAAATCCGGACCCATAATGCTCAATTGCATGCAGCTGTCTCTGTGGCAGGGGTTGCTGCAGCTGTTGCCGCAATTGCAGCTTCAACTGCATCACCTGAAATGTCATCTGCCCAGCAGAACACACCCTCCAAAACCTCTACTGCAATGGCGTCTGCAGCAGCTCTAGTAGCATCCCATTGCATTGAAATTGCAGAGGAGATGGGAGCCGATCCAAACAATATCTTAAAAGTTGTCAACTCTGCAATCAACGCAAAGACTAACGGAGATATCATGACCTTAACAGCTGGAGCAGCTACAG CCTTAAGAGGAGCTGCCGCCCTAAGGTCAAGACTACAAAAGGGGCATGGAGCTGCAGCCTTAGCACTGTCTGAGGAAATGGGCGAAGAACGTGAAGAAGTTAACATTCTGACGGCATTGAACTTTGTCTCTAAAGGAGGAGAACTTCTCAAACGAACAAggaaag GAGATCTACACTGGAAGCAAGTTTCTTTCAACATTAATTCAAATTGGCAG GTTGTAGCTAAAATGAAAAGCAAGTACATGGCAGGAACATTcaccaaaaagaagaaat GTATAGTCTCTGGGGTCTACAGTGACATTACAGCGTGGCCCGGAAGGGAGAGGGAAGATGGTAGTGAACAGATGGCTTATTTTGGGATAAAAAC
- the LOC121261160 gene encoding VAN3-binding protein isoform X3: MSSCVSHCLSRRLENIDERAPASWLPSSCALPETPTESMEFLARSWSLSAMELSRALSSNHVAANLLEKSPFSSIGNIEAHDASSGASKESLPSGGSPPIAPRDSDEVKEIFLLHQALNSEFLSSQQLLKNGLYRSLLRGKAMGKWIKDQKERKKQEIRTHNAQLHAAVSVAGVAAAVAAIAASTASPEMSSAQQNTPSKTSTAMASAAALVASHCIEIAEEMGADPNNILKVVNSAINAKTNGDIMTLTAGAATALRGAAALRSRLQKGHGAAALALSEEMGEEREEVNILTALNFVSKGGELLKRTRKGDLHWKQVSFNINSNWQVVAKMKSKYMAGTFTKKKKCIVSGVYSDITAWPGREREDGSEQMAYFGIKTDDRVIEFECKSKADKQMWTEGIQHMLNCRANLTL; the protein is encoded by the exons A TGAGCTCGTGCGTCTCCCATTGCTTGTCGCGTCGGCTGGAGAATATAGATGAACGCGCTCCAGCAAGTTGGCTACCCTCATCTTGTGCTCTACCCGAAACTCCGACCGAGTCCATGGAGTTTCTTGCAAGATCATGGAGTCTTTCAGCCATGGAACTCTCCAGAGCTCTTTCCAGTAATCACGTTGCTGCTAATCTTCTTGAGAAGTCACCGTTCTCCTCCATTGGCAATATTGAAGCGCATGATGCAAGTTCTGGGGCTTCAAAAGAATCT TTACCAAGTGGGGGCAGCCCTCCAATTGCACCAAGAGACAGCGACGAAGtgaag GAAATATTTTTACTTCATCAAGCACTCAATTCAGAGTTCCTTTCCAGTCAACAGTTGCTCAAAAATGGG CTATACAGGAGCTTACTGAGAGGGAAAGCAATGGGGAAATGGATAAAAGAtcaaaaggaaaggaagaagcAGGAAATCCGGACCCATAATGCTCAATTGCATGCAGCTGTCTCTGTGGCAGGGGTTGCTGCAGCTGTTGCCGCAATTGCAGCTTCAACTGCATCACCTGAAATGTCATCTGCCCAGCAGAACACACCCTCCAAAACCTCTACTGCAATGGCGTCTGCAGCAGCTCTAGTAGCATCCCATTGCATTGAAATTGCAGAGGAGATGGGAGCCGATCCAAACAATATCTTAAAAGTTGTCAACTCTGCAATCAACGCAAAGACTAACGGAGATATCATGACCTTAACAGCTGGAGCAGCTACAG CCTTAAGAGGAGCTGCCGCCCTAAGGTCAAGACTACAAAAGGGGCATGGAGCTGCAGCCTTAGCACTGTCTGAGGAAATGGGCGAAGAACGTGAAGAAGTTAACATTCTGACGGCATTGAACTTTGTCTCTAAAGGAGGAGAACTTCTCAAACGAACAAggaaag GAGATCTACACTGGAAGCAAGTTTCTTTCAACATTAATTCAAATTGGCAG GTTGTAGCTAAAATGAAAAGCAAGTACATGGCAGGAACATTcaccaaaaagaagaaat GTATAGTCTCTGGGGTCTACAGTGACATTACAGCGTGGCCCGGAAGGGAGAGGGAAGATGGTAGTGAACAGATGGCTTATTTTGGGATAAAAAC
- the LOC121261160 gene encoding VAN3-binding protein isoform X4 yields the protein MSSCVSHCLSRRLENIDERAPASWLPSSCALPETPTESMEFLARSWSLSAMELSRALSSNHVAANLLEKSPFSSIGNIEAHDASSGASKESEIFLLHQALNSEFLSSQQLLKNGLYRSLLRGKAMGKWIKDQKERKKQEIRTHNAQLHAAVSVAGVAAAVAAIAASTASPEMSSAQQNTPSKTSTAMASAAALVASHCIEIAEEMGADPNNILKVVNSAINAKTNGDIMTLTAGAATALRGAAALRSRLQKGHGAAALALSEEMGEEREEVNILTALNFVSKGGELLKRTRKGDLHWKQVSFNINSNWQVVAKMKSKYMAGTFTKKKKCIVSGVYSDITAWPGREREDGSEQMAYFGIKTDDRVIEFECKSKADKQMWTEGIQHMLNCRANLTL from the exons A TGAGCTCGTGCGTCTCCCATTGCTTGTCGCGTCGGCTGGAGAATATAGATGAACGCGCTCCAGCAAGTTGGCTACCCTCATCTTGTGCTCTACCCGAAACTCCGACCGAGTCCATGGAGTTTCTTGCAAGATCATGGAGTCTTTCAGCCATGGAACTCTCCAGAGCTCTTTCCAGTAATCACGTTGCTGCTAATCTTCTTGAGAAGTCACCGTTCTCCTCCATTGGCAATATTGAAGCGCATGATGCAAGTTCTGGGGCTTCAAAAGAATCT GAAATATTTTTACTTCATCAAGCACTCAATTCAGAGTTCCTTTCCAGTCAACAGTTGCTCAAAAATGGG CTATACAGGAGCTTACTGAGAGGGAAAGCAATGGGGAAATGGATAAAAGAtcaaaaggaaaggaagaagcAGGAAATCCGGACCCATAATGCTCAATTGCATGCAGCTGTCTCTGTGGCAGGGGTTGCTGCAGCTGTTGCCGCAATTGCAGCTTCAACTGCATCACCTGAAATGTCATCTGCCCAGCAGAACACACCCTCCAAAACCTCTACTGCAATGGCGTCTGCAGCAGCTCTAGTAGCATCCCATTGCATTGAAATTGCAGAGGAGATGGGAGCCGATCCAAACAATATCTTAAAAGTTGTCAACTCTGCAATCAACGCAAAGACTAACGGAGATATCATGACCTTAACAGCTGGAGCAGCTACAG CCTTAAGAGGAGCTGCCGCCCTAAGGTCAAGACTACAAAAGGGGCATGGAGCTGCAGCCTTAGCACTGTCTGAGGAAATGGGCGAAGAACGTGAAGAAGTTAACATTCTGACGGCATTGAACTTTGTCTCTAAAGGAGGAGAACTTCTCAAACGAACAAggaaag GAGATCTACACTGGAAGCAAGTTTCTTTCAACATTAATTCAAATTGGCAG GTTGTAGCTAAAATGAAAAGCAAGTACATGGCAGGAACATTcaccaaaaagaagaaat GTATAGTCTCTGGGGTCTACAGTGACATTACAGCGTGGCCCGGAAGGGAGAGGGAAGATGGTAGTGAACAGATGGCTTATTTTGGGATAAAAAC
- the LOC121261160 gene encoding VAN3-binding protein isoform X2 has protein sequence MSSCVSHCLSRRLENIDERAPASWLPSSCALPETPTESMEFLARSWSLSAMELSRALSSNHVAANLLEKSPFSSIGNIEAHDASSGASKESQLPSGGSPPIAPRDSDEVKEIFLLHQALNSEFLSSQQLLKNGLYRSLLRGKAMGKWIKDQKERKKQEIRTHNAQLHAAVSVAGVAAAVAAIAASTASPEMSSAQQNTPSKTSTAMASAAALVASHCIEIAEEMGADPNNILKVVNSAINAKTNGDIMTLTAGAATALRGAAALRSRLQKGHGAAALALSEEMGEEREEVNILTALNFVSKGGELLKRTRKGDLHWKQVSFNINSNWQVVAKMKSKYMAGTFTKKKKCIVSGVYSDITAWPGREREDGSEQMAYFGIKTDDRVIEFECKSKADKQMWTEGIQHMLNCRANLTL, from the exons A TGAGCTCGTGCGTCTCCCATTGCTTGTCGCGTCGGCTGGAGAATATAGATGAACGCGCTCCAGCAAGTTGGCTACCCTCATCTTGTGCTCTACCCGAAACTCCGACCGAGTCCATGGAGTTTCTTGCAAGATCATGGAGTCTTTCAGCCATGGAACTCTCCAGAGCTCTTTCCAGTAATCACGTTGCTGCTAATCTTCTTGAGAAGTCACCGTTCTCCTCCATTGGCAATATTGAAGCGCATGATGCAAGTTCTGGGGCTTCAAAAGAATCT CAGTTACCAAGTGGGGGCAGCCCTCCAATTGCACCAAGAGACAGCGACGAAGtgaag GAAATATTTTTACTTCATCAAGCACTCAATTCAGAGTTCCTTTCCAGTCAACAGTTGCTCAAAAATGGG CTATACAGGAGCTTACTGAGAGGGAAAGCAATGGGGAAATGGATAAAAGAtcaaaaggaaaggaagaagcAGGAAATCCGGACCCATAATGCTCAATTGCATGCAGCTGTCTCTGTGGCAGGGGTTGCTGCAGCTGTTGCCGCAATTGCAGCTTCAACTGCATCACCTGAAATGTCATCTGCCCAGCAGAACACACCCTCCAAAACCTCTACTGCAATGGCGTCTGCAGCAGCTCTAGTAGCATCCCATTGCATTGAAATTGCAGAGGAGATGGGAGCCGATCCAAACAATATCTTAAAAGTTGTCAACTCTGCAATCAACGCAAAGACTAACGGAGATATCATGACCTTAACAGCTGGAGCAGCTACAG CCTTAAGAGGAGCTGCCGCCCTAAGGTCAAGACTACAAAAGGGGCATGGAGCTGCAGCCTTAGCACTGTCTGAGGAAATGGGCGAAGAACGTGAAGAAGTTAACATTCTGACGGCATTGAACTTTGTCTCTAAAGGAGGAGAACTTCTCAAACGAACAAggaaag GAGATCTACACTGGAAGCAAGTTTCTTTCAACATTAATTCAAATTGGCAG GTTGTAGCTAAAATGAAAAGCAAGTACATGGCAGGAACATTcaccaaaaagaagaaat GTATAGTCTCTGGGGTCTACAGTGACATTACAGCGTGGCCCGGAAGGGAGAGGGAAGATGGTAGTGAACAGATGGCTTATTTTGGGATAAAAAC
- the LOC121261159 gene encoding casein kinase 1-like protein 3 yields MERIVGEKYKLGRKIGSGSFGEIFLATHIDTCEIVAVKIENRKTKHPQLLYEAKLYNILKGGSGIANMKWCGVDGEDNALILDLLGPSLEDLFVYCGRKFSLKTVLMLADHMITRIEYVHSKGYLHRDIKPDNFLMGLGRKATLVYMIDFGLAKRYRDPTTNKHIPYRENKNLTGTARYASCNTHLGIEQSRRDDLESLGYVLLYFLRGSLPWQGLKAAVKKQKYDKICEKKLSTPIEFLCKSHPVEFASYFHYCHSLTFDQTPDYGFLKRLFRDLFTREGYEFDYVFDWTILKYQQTQRTKTQAQSTPVGVTGRLPMPMDVNKHIGIKDASYSAQVTKPGGASKHTHQDVHMQFRSSTSRNFGVPNPVEEHTVRNVLMPSTSSALPRALKSKFAAPEGPAQTVYMGRGLGNGTGASSSWMASLKRNSSTK; encoded by the exons ATGGAGAGGATCGTGGGAGAGAAGTACAAATTAGGTCGCAAAATAGGCAGCGGATCGTTTGGTGAAATTTTTCTTG CGACCCATATCGACACCTGTGAAATCGTCGCCGTGAAGATT GAAAACCGCAAGACCAAGCATCCGCAATTGCTATATGAGGCCAAGctatataatattcttaaagGAGGAA GCGGTATTGCAAACATGAAATGGTGTGGAGTAGATGGAGAAGACAATGCCCTCATCCTTGACTTGCTGGGACCAAGTCTTGAAGATCTTTTCGTCTATTGTGGAAGGAAGTTCTCCCTGAAAACGGTTTTAATGTTGGCTGATCATATG ATTACAAGAATAGAGTATGTGCATTCTAAAGGGTATTTGCATAGAGACATCAAACCAGATAACTTCCTCATGGGTCTTGGCAGGAAAGCAACTCTG GTCTATATGATTGATTTTGGACTTGCAAAAAGATACCGAGATCCGACAACAAATAAGCATATTCCTTACAG agagaacaaaaactTGACAGGGACTGCACGTTATGCAAGTTGCAATACTCATTTGGGAATTG AACAAAGCCGTCGGGATGATTTGGAGTCACTTGGCTATGTTCTCCTGTACTTTCTAAGAGGAAG TCTTCCTTGGCAGGGTCTAAAGGCTGCagtaaaaaagcaaaaatatgACAAGATATGTGAGAAGAAGTTATCGACTCCTATTGAG TTCCTGTGCAAGTCACATCCTGTGGAGTTTGCATCATACTTCCATTATTGCCACTCTTTGACTTTTGATCAAACGCCTGATTATGGATTCTTGAAGCGCCTGTTTCGTGACTTGTTTACTCGAGAAG GATATGAGTTCgattatgtatttgattggaCCATTCTAAAATACCAGCAGACACAACGGACAAAGACGCAGGCTCAATCAACT CCAGTTGGAGTGACTGGCAGGCTACCAATGCCGATGGATGTGAATAAGCATATAG GAATTAAGGATGCGTCTTATTCAGCTCAGGTTACAAAGCCTGGGGGAGCAAGTAAGCATACACATCAAGATGTTCATATGCAGTTTAGATCATCTACAAGTCGCAATTTTGGTGTTCCAAACCCAGTGGAGGAACAT ACAGTGAGAAATGTGCTGATGCCATCTACTTCATCTGCTCTGCCAAGAgctttaaaaagtaaatttgcCGCACCTGAGGGTCCAGCACAAACTGTTTACATGGGTCGTGGACTCGGGAATGGAACTGGTGCTTCAAGCAGCTGGATGGCATCATTAAAACGAAATTCTTCAACCAAGTAA